The region AACCCACGGCCGGAGAAGCTCGGCCCGCCCAACTTCCACAGCCTGCGGGGCTTCGAGGCGATCGACGCGGCTAAGGCCGCCGTGGAGGAGGCGTGCCCCGGCaccgtctcctgcgccgacatcgTCGCCTTCGCCGCGCGCGACGCGTCCTACCTCCTGAGCGGCTACCGCGTCGACTTCACGATGCCGGCGGGCCGCCTCGACGGCCGGCGCTCGAATGCCTCAGACACGGTCCCGTCCCTCCCCCCGGCGTCCGCCAGCTTCACCGAGCTCGTCGACAATTTCGCCAGGCAGGGCCTCGACGCGGAGGACATGGTCGTGCTCTCCGGCGCGCACTCCGTCGGCCACGCCCGCTGCTCGACCTTCGCCGCGGGCCGCACGGCCGTCGACGCCGACGCCGACATCGACCCGTCGTTCGCGAGGTCGCTGCGGAGGAGGTGCGCCCGGGCGGGGAACAGCACCGACGGAAAGGAGCAGGACGAGCCGACGGTGAGCCAGGACACGGTGACCCCGACGGAGCTGGACAGCCAGTACTACCGCAACGTGCTGAAGCGCAGGGTGCTGC is a window of Triticum dicoccoides isolate Atlit2015 ecotype Zavitan chromosome 2B, WEW_v2.0, whole genome shotgun sequence DNA encoding:
- the LOC119367452 gene encoding peroxidase 2-like; translation: MAASSELAILVACALLLAAACGGAPDDVPELEVGYYEETCPEAESIVRAAVSEAVAADAGVGAGLIRLLFHDCFVQGCDASVLLDPTASNPRPEKLGPPNFHSLRGFEAIDAAKAAVEEACPGTVSCADIVAFAARDASYLLSGYRVDFTMPAGRLDGRRSNASDTVPSLPPASASFTELVDNFARQGLDAEDMVVLSGAHSVGHARCSTFAAGRTAVDADADIDPSFARSLRRRCARAGNSTDGKEQDEPTVSQDTVTPTELDSQYYRNVLKRRVLLASDAALLETPEAARMVRDSASVGGRWEKKFAKAMVKMAGIGVKKAGRHAEIRANCRVVNY